ATTCTTCAAGGCATGCGGACTGCGATTACATGCCGACTCTTTTCTCGTGTTAATCAGTTagattgtataattagttattttttttactacatttaatgctccatgcatgtgcctaaacattcgatgtgacagttactgtagaaatttttttaaaaactaaacaaggcctaaggaTCCTCCGGGATTAAACTAGTCCAACTAAATGTTATAAGATGCCTATACTTTCGTTCATGCATCGTGAGCGCTATTTTGATCTTTTCAGAGTTGGTTGGTTTAGTACAAATTAGATGGATTTTTAAGACTAATGGATTAACTTTTAGTTGAGATGAAACTAAACTTTAATCTACATTTTAATCCACCTGTTTGCATCATCTAATAGACTAAACTACGTTCACGGTAGTGGGGAATCTACGGGGATAGGGAATGAAGAAAAAGTTAATGGTTGAGAGGCCGGAAAATGCATGCGTTCAGTTGTTCAGTCGCCACTATCCTATTCTTTTTTGAGAGGACTGGACGGTCATTCTCCTCAACAAACGGGCTCGGTCGCCTACGCGCTAGCCCAGTGGAGAGTGGAGGCCCATCTATACGTGTTCTCTTTTGGCCCGGCAGGCTGGTTCAATTCCGCGTTGAGAGTTTTGGCAGGCCATGCATCACCGGTAAAACCATCCGTCTCTCCTCTCCCCTGCCCCGTCATCCGATCCTAATCCAGGCGGCATGTTCATTCTTGCCCAAGGGATCATCTTCAGTGATGACGTGGCACTGAGGGTTTGGTTACTTGATTTAGGTTCGTGAATTCCCTACATAGTTACTACGAAGGAAAAAATAGTTCTTCAGACAGACCAACTGtcggagaggaagagagagtaGCAGATCAGGGACAAGGAGGATATTTTATCTGAGTCTGCTGACCGGGCACCAGCGTGTGGAGTTAGCGTGGCGTGTCACATCAGCAAATGTGGTAAAAATATAAGTCAAATTTCTCTCCACTGGTATAGTTGTAGGTGTCATTTTAAAAATGATAATTTATGAGCGTCATCTGTTATAAcggtaaaaatataaaaaccccGTACTTTGGTGGGTTGGAGGGGACTAGGGAGTAATTTGTATGCCGAGAATTGAGATCACCTCGAAACGTCTCTTATGTTGGCGGCGGAGTGCCTGCCGGAGTGGCGCGACCAGGAACCGGAAGCCTTCGCTCCGCAGGCGGTTAGCGGCTGACGAGTGGGGCCCTTCCGTTTCGCTGGTTCCATTTTAGCGGAAAAATAATAACGCGGCCGCATTTTTCTAACTTTGTTCCGCCTCCAAATTACACCGAGCCATTTCTTCGTCTCGGCTTCTCCTCCCCAAATCGAGCCATCCACCGCtcttcctcccctcctctcgccgccgcccggatcCGGCTGCGCCTCCCCTAGTTCCTTCGGACCAGCGGTGAGCCGGCGGAGGTAGCGAgcgctgtggcggcggcggtagggttGCGGTGCGGGAATTGATCCGGGGGAAGAAGAGGCGCCGGCAGCGGTGGCGCCTGGCATGGCGGGGGCGCCCGGGGTGGGGcctggcgcgggcgcggggggcggaggcggaggcggcgccgcggcggggctcAAGACCTACTTCAAAACCCCCGAGGGGAGGTACAAGCTGCAGTACGAGAAGACGCAATCCGCCGTCCTGCACTACAGCCACGGCGGCAAGACCGTCTCGCAGGTACGATGGCCGACGCCGGTGCcttctgctggctgctgctaggGGATCTAGGTGGGTGGCTGGTGGCGTGGGGAAATCAAGTTGTTGCAGCGGATGAttttttggttttggttttaCTGCTAACCGAAGTTTGGTTGGGTTCAGGACTGGTTTAAAGCAAAGTTGAAGTAGATTTCATGTCCTTTGGTATCTGTGCTGGGTACTCCGTAGTAGAATTAGCGCTGCTATCAACTTGCTTATTAGGCAATTTAGTTTTAGCTGTTAACCTTCATGGTAGTATGGTTTTAGTGAAGAAGCAGTATTGAACTATTGGTAACTTTTGTTGGTTTATTTCTCAATTTTGCACATATATTTAGGACTTCTGTTTGTGTTTCTGATCAGTAGCATGGTTTATGGTGGCCATTGGTTTTCATTCACAGCTGACAGCGGCGATAGCTTGTTTATTAAGCAATTGATAAATTTAGGATTGACTTCATTTCAATGATAAGCTTCTGTTTTCATAATTGTTTTTGTTCTGAAAACAAAAGACGATTGgttttgattgtcacagttgaCGGTGGCATACCTCAAGGAGAAGCCTCCTAGCCAGGGCTCTCAGCCATCAACACCAAGCTCCAGCAGTGGGATGCGATCTGCGGCAGCAAGGTTGCTGGGCAGTGGGAATGGTAGCAAGGCACTTAGCTTTGGTGGGGGAAACGGTGCAAACCGGGCTGTTGCTGGAAGCAGCCGTTTAGGAGGAGGCCTCGGTACATCTGCGAACCTTGGTGGATCACACGGGGTGACAAATTATGATGGCAAGGGTATATACATTGTCTTCAATGCTGCTGATACACTATTCATTAGTGATCTCAATTCACAGGAGAAGGTATTCAGTCTTTTTACTGTATGCAAGCTACGAACAGGTTTTGGAGTCTTGCTATTTTCTGATCAGCTGGTTACTTGCACTAGGatccaataaagtccatccATTTCAGTAACTCAAACCCACTGTGCCATGCATTCGATCCAGAGGCCAAAGAGGGGCATGACCTGATCATTGGGATGGGATCAGGGGATGGTTAGTGGAATTGATTTCCTGAAACCCGTTATGCTTCAAGCTGGACTGTGCATAAATATGAGGCCTctatttcattttcttttcttttgtggGCTATCGTGCAGTCTATTCAATGTCGCTGAGGCAACAGCTACAAGATCCTGGAAGAAAGCCTGTGGCAGCTCAACATTATAATAAGGGTGATAAAGACGGCTCCTCCAATGGCAGGTATGTTTGAATATTGACTATTAATTCGAATGCTATAGATGATAGATATGATCTTTTGAATTTATCTATGTCGACATTGTTCATAACTAGTTTACATTGCATATTTAATTACATTACTATCCGGTGATTTAGCATATCTGATATTCAATCAAGGTAGCACATATACATGTCTGGTAATAGGGAAACAAGAACTCATCATTTTCCTGCATATATTCATGTGGTTTAAAGTCAGATATAAGGCAAAGTTTAGCAGGCAGGAAAGTTACCTGCACTTCTAGGATTCTCAGCCTTTCATAAGCTTTGCACTCTTGAGTTCTGACATAAGCGATTTTATCAATCTAATCCTAGTGGAGTCAGTGCTTCTTGTCCTTCGCGGCTTTGTGGTAACGCAATGGACTCTATGTATCTGTATTTCTTGACTGTGCATTCAAAGAACACCTTCGAAGGCCAAACTTGCTTTTGTCTTATTTTAGAGTTTTGAATTTTGGTTCTTTGTGTGCCCGTCGTCTGGGGGTGATATAGTGTCTGCTTTCGTGCCTTTGAATTCTTAAAAATGTTTTCTAATGAAACTATAGAGATGATTTTCTTAACTGGATTCTCTGGGGCTGTTTTTGATTTTCTTGTGGTGACCTTTATATTTTTTAGTGCTGGGTGAATTAGCTATCTAAAGTTTGATATTAATGCAATATATGCAGAACGTTCTGTGGTTATAGTCCTTGTAGATGCCTATCTTGCTCTACTATTTAACTTATTAGTTCTCTAATTAACATATGGATATAAATGTTTTGCAGTCGGTGTACATCTGTTGCGTGGGTGCCAGAGCGCGAAGGCATTTTCATCGTTAGCCATTCTGATGGAAATTTGTATGTTTATGATAAAGTGAGCAGCTGCTAGTTATCTGATAATATTTGTTAGACTTTGTTTTGGTTGATTTGAATTGATATTCTATCTTATTGTATTCAGAACAAGGATGGAAACACAGACTGTACATTTCCAGCTGTGAAGGATCAATCCCAGTTTATGGTTGTACATGCAAAGTCTAGTAAGGTATTTTAAGTTCATCCGTGACTGCTTTCCTAAAGTGCATTACTTTGGTTAAGCAAGATGCTTTAGCATCAGTTAATATAGTAAAAGTTGCTCCTTTTGGCTCTGTTGGCATGAATCTGCAGACTGTTCAACTCTTCAACTATTCTAACTTCGACAGTGTAACAGTGTTCTAACTTTAAATATTCCTTAACAATGAACACTCTTATTCTTCATTCGTGAATCATGGAAATAGCAATGTTAGCTGCTAAACGAAGATAACTACTATATAATTTTCCTGCCATTCAAAATTGCACATAATGGCACAAATCTCAAGTATTTAAGAGAGCACTCCATCTAAAATATTCCAGGGGAAGATTACTGATGCCTAAGTTTCCGaactaaaatataaaaaaatgtcCTTTAAACGATAGTTTTCTACTTAATTGATTACATGCATTTCAGAGTTTCTTCTAGCATTCAGCATCATTTTTGGTAGAATGCTGTATGTCTCAAGCACTATGCATTTGTACTGCCTCTACTTGTGCActgttattattttttatcaCTAGATGTAGAATCTGTTTTTCTATAACGACTTTAGTGTGGGGCTCTATGAATTTATTTATAGACTATCTTAGAAATAGTCCTGCCTGACATTTGACAAGAGTTCTGATCAAGGTATAGAACATTATTAGCCTTGACTTGAAACGTGGCACCATAATTGACTGGGATTTATCTCATGAATAATCATTACAGAGCAACCCAGTTGCTAGATGGCATATCTGTCAAGGTTCGATCAATGCAATTTCCTTTTCACCCGATGGCGCATACCTGGCGACTGTTGGGAGAGATGGTACATGCTTTGCCTTAGGCAtcttaagttttttttttcttttatctcACCATAGGGTCCACCTATCTTTCTGCTGAATCTAACATTGATGAATGACGTGCAGGCTATTTGAGAGTTTTTGATTTTTCAAAGGAACAACTGATATTTGGTGGAAGAAGTTATTATGGTGCATTGCTGTGTTGCACTTGGAGGTAAATGTGAATGACTTGCGCACTTAAGAATTGTTTGACATCTATACCCTTACCTCATGCATTTGCCTTGTTATTTCACTTCTATCATCATGCATCTACATCCTTGAGTTCTTGTTGGCTATTTTAAACATTTCAATGAATTTAGCTGTAGCTCTTTCTGACGAAGTCTACCTGATCTCTATTGCTTATAGTCTAAAAAAGCATATGTATTGAGTAATATAAAGAAGTGCTGTTATTGTATCCttagaagttttttttttaatcttctATCCGCTTATTTGATGTTTTGTGGTACTTGCCACTTGCCAGTCATACCTTTTCAGCTTGGCAACTAAATTTGCTGACTGCTGTTGCTCAACCTCAATTCTCACAGCTTGAAATATATTGATGCTGGAACATCTAATAATTGTTGATTGACTTCCATCAGACATAGATCCTTCATGCTTGTTGGAACAAGTGTCTTTTTATATGATCTGAACTATATAGTTCTGGATGTCCACCTTACTTTATGTATGGTCTAATTACATAATTAATACACTGTGAATCATAAAAATACTTTTCTAgcatagttttatttcttaaaattatttttttgctCGATATCATGGTAAATATCCTAGTTTCAGTGAAGTTGCATCTTGCTTCATTCTGTTGATTATTTTTTATCACTGATTTTTTATCTGCAAATTGTTTCGCACTGCTATATGGATTTGTCACATTAAATAACATTTCAGCTTCTGACCTAATCTTATCTACTGTGTGTCTACAGCTCAGATGGAAAATATCTATTAACAGGTGGTGAAGATGATCTTGTGCAGGTATGGAGCATGGATGACAGAAAGATCGTTGCATGGGGTGAAGGACATAATTCCTGGGTAATGGTTTCTTCTGCAATAAATTTTCTCAACGTCCCCTGGCAAACTTGTTCATTGAGGACGGGGTATTTTTATTCTGGTGGCAGGTTAGTGGAGTTGCTTTTGATTCATATTGGTCCCCACCAAGTTCTGATGGAAATGGAGAAAATGTCTATCGCTTTGGTTCTGTTGGTCAGGTATGCCAAGTTAAATATAGCACAAAATTTGTGTATTGTGATCATGTGATAATTGTGACAAGCTCTACAGAAGGCTTAGATACTGGATATTTTATAACAATAATAGTGGAGACCTGAAATTGTAAGACCTTTCTTTCCATTATCTTCCCTTGCTGGACCATGTTCAGACCTTATATTAATGAGCCTTGGCAGATTTGTGCAGTCCACTGTTGAAATGTGTTGGTTTGATCAAttacttttattttttctagAGCATAGGAGTTATCTTTTTCCAGTTCTGAGAGTGCTATTTTCTCATGGCTTTTTGGAATGTTTTCTGTGTATTTTAGTAAATTTAAGTATTGGGGCCATTTTCCTTGTTACATTCTTGTTTTGAACATGAAGTTGATTTGGCTAGAACAATTTTGGTTTAATATCATTTCTTGAGCATACTAGCACATGCTTAAATATAGCCAATTGTCATTTTGCTTATGGCATGATCTATTTCTGGAGTAAATTTCCATTGTGACATACTTGTAGGACACCCAACTGCTTCTGTGGGACCTGGCGCTTGATGAGATTGTTGTCCCACTACGTCATCCTTCAAGTGTCTCCCCGACATTTAGCGGTGGGAGTCCTTCTGCACATTGGGACAACGCTTGCCTTCCAACAGGTGTTCTCCAGCCTTCTCCAAGAATGCGAGATGTTCCGAAGCTCTCACCCCTTGTTGCTCACCGAGTACATGCCGATCCCCTCTCTGGTCTGGTGTTCACTAATGAATCAATCCTCACCATCTGTCGCGAGGGCCTCATCAAAATCTGGGCCAGACCGGACCAGAGTGAAAACAACCAGCAATCAAATTCTTCTGAATTCGTTTTAGGCAGCCCTGTTCCTAAGGATAGGGTGATCACATCTTCTAATAAATCAGGGGGCTCCAGCTTCAAGAAACCATCGTCTGTTCTTGTCACATGACTGAGCCGACAGGATGTTCCTTGTGGGTATTTTCCGACAGGATGTTCATTGTGGGCGTTTTCCTCTGCTTACCCCTTGGTCATTGATGGTCATATTTCTTACTGGCACCGTGTTTGAGGGAGAAACTGAAGTTCTCAAAAGAAGGCTGCGGTTGGAGGAAAGCATTTGTTCATAGATGTTCCCGGGCTTACAAAAATGCTAGCGTTGCCAGATGTGTGGCACAAAAGAATAATGGAATATGCTCTTGTACAGATACATATACTTAATGATAAAATTGTATAAATTTATTTTGTGTTCCATATAATTCAGTAGCCACCAAAAGATGCTGGGCTGGCCATGTATCCATTTTAGCTGGTGGTTTGGTGGTATCCCTCCTAAATTTATCACTTTCTAGGAGACCTGTAAATTATGAACATGAACCGAATTGTTTAAAGAATGCTTCAGTCTGTCTAGTGTACTAGGAAAATTGCGCGCTGCTCTGCGCGCGGATTGAACCGTGGATTACATGGgcatcaaacatgaaggagcTGCATAATGTAAAAGGGAGTACACGCCTGACGAACTGTAGGAGGAGATGCCCAAGCACAATGCGTCCAACAGGCACAGCACCTATAGATAAAATGCACAATATCAGCACCAAACAAAAACGGACAGTACAGATCCCAAGCACAATGCGTCCAACAGGCACAGCACCTATAGATAAAATGCACAATATCAGCACCAAACAGAGATGCAGAGGTAAAAACGGACAGTACAGATCTAGAGCTTACCTCAGGAATGCGCTTGTATGGGAGGGCGGCAGGAGGAGGAAAGCGTTAGtgcggcccggccggccgccggtccACCGGCGCattcgtcggcggcgaggtccccCTCCgctgacggcggcgccggcccctTTCGGAACCCTACACCGCCTTCGGTAAATGGAGATGAAAACGAAAAGGAGCGCATCAGGAGACTGCGCCGTCCCGCGGAGACGGTTTCAGCGGGTCTCGCTTAGACCCACAGGAGGGAGAGACGGTGCGCTGTATTTTTTTGGAGCATGGCGGGCCCGAGCCGCGGCAACCGAGGAAGGCGCAAGGCGGTGCCGAAGAAAGCAGGGCCCGCGTCAGGCGTCCCTCCTATCGACGGTCCGAGGATGTGGCGAGGCAAGTGATGTGTCGACCCGTGAGTGGAACGAAGCGCTCCCAGGAGCACTCCGAAGCCTCCGTTCCAGGGTGTATAGAAGATAGAGTATTACTATTCCTTCTCTCTAAATTATAGAGATTCGTAAGATAATTCTGTATGATATTGATAATTTATCTAGTCTTGTGATTATAGTGGATTATAGTTATACCCATTGTGGAATACGCATGTGGGTTCTGggcggaagaaattttgatgacTACCCTGGTGCCTTTAAGAAGGAATTGGCAAACATTTGAAGTTTGAATCCTGGAACATAGATGATGATACTGCACCTTCCATAGGACACTGAAATCTATTGGCGGCTTAAATGCATGTTTCTCAGCTGCCTGATCTCTGTTTACTGTTGATCATCAGATGCCACTACTCTTTTTTAAGATGTCAAATGTCGGTTCAATTAGGATGTACATTTTCTCAAACTCTCTCAGCGTGCCTTTTGGTAGTTGAATACCTGGATCGGGTGTTCTGGAGGATTTTTGAAAACTTCCTCTTTCCTCAAAAATAGGTGAGAATTCTCTCATTAGGTCCATTTCCTTTTGTCATCCTTTAATCAACCTACGGCCCTCCTGTTGCAATGCACATACGGGTTATATTTTTTTCCTGGGACTCTAAAAAAGGTAAAGGATAAATAACAATGTATATAAATTTATAACTGGATGTTTTTCTACTGTAACTGTTTAAGATGCATTAAACCATATATGTACTTTCAAATATATTTGTTTCACAAATCGATAATCGAATACATTTCCTTGCTTACTTTTGTGGAAACTTCCATTACCCACACATCTTCACGTGAAAATACCTGTACATTTCCCACAACTTATATGGCTGAAAGCCTGAAATCACTTGATTGCGGTCTTGCATTGCTCGAACCAAAGGATTTTGTTGCGTGCAAGAAAAATGTGTAACAAAATATATATTCATGTCAATCGTTGCATACCAAGTGAAGTATTTGCAAAAATTACGAATCTTCAAAAAGGAAAGCATATACACAAGACTTCCtcctttattttcctttttatagTTAGTACTCCATCCGTCCCAAATACTATTCATCCtgggattcaaaatttatcccaaAAAACAAATCACCctaccctatttagaaagtgcatgtgcatgaaagaatcaattagtgctaAATATGGATAATATATAGGGACAAATATGgtcattttaactttttattaatTTGTCTTAAAATTCCTAGAATGACTAGTTTtatgggacagagggagtagattATTagtagagagagagattttttgAACCGTAACTTCCCTTTGCCTTTGATTAACGTTCGTGTGGTCTTTTGGACATGGGCTCCACAGGCCCAACTAAAACCGCGCAGGCCCACAACCACATCAGCAGAATAAAATGCCGCCCACAACCAGACGCGAGCCCACCGCGATCCCCACCCACTCCCCCGGTTCCcccgacgccgcctcctcccaaaagtccccaacgccgccgccatT
The nucleotide sequence above comes from Panicum virgatum strain AP13 chromosome 3K, P.virgatum_v5, whole genome shotgun sequence. Encoded proteins:
- the LOC120696841 gene encoding WD repeat-containing protein 20-like; translated protein: MAGAPGVGPGAGAGGGGGGGAAAGLKTYFKTPEGRYKLQYEKTQSAVLHYSHGGKTVSQLTVAYLKEKPPSQGSQPSTPSSSSGMRSAAARLLGSGNGSKALSFGGGNGANRAVAGSSRLGGGLGTSANLGGSHGVTNYDGKGIYIVFNAADTLFISDLNSQEKDPIKSIHFSNSNPLCHAFDPEAKEGHDLIIGMGSGDVYSMSLRQQLQDPGRKPVAAQHYNKGDKDGSSNGSRCTSVAWVPEREGIFIVSHSDGNLYVYDKNKDGNTDCTFPAVKDQSQFMVVHAKSSKSNPVARWHICQGSINAISFSPDGAYLATVGRDGYLRVFDFSKEQLIFGGRSYYGALLCCTWSSDGKYLLTGGEDDLVQVWSMDDRKIVAWGEGHNSWVSGVAFDSYWSPPSSDGNGENVYRFGSVGQDTQLLLWDLALDEIVVPLRHPSSVSPTFSGGSPSAHWDNACLPTGVLQPSPRMRDVPKLSPLVAHRVHADPLSGLVFTNESILTICREGLIKIWARPDQSENNQQSNSSEFVLGSPVPKDRVITSSNKSGGSSFKKPSSVLVT